A window of Macaca thibetana thibetana isolate TM-01 chromosome 7, ASM2454274v1, whole genome shotgun sequence genomic DNA:
ctctctaatatttttctttacacaTATGGCTTCCCCTCTTTTCCTATACACTTGGAGTTGTTTTGGCCTTTTGAAATGTGTCTCTGACCCACATTCTACATTTTTCTGCTGTAGGCGTGAAACCTTCAACCACCTGACCTCATGGTTAGAGGATGCCCGGCAGCACTCTAGTTCCAACATGGTTATCATGCTCATTGGGAATAAGAGGTAAAATTGTATCCATGTGAATAATAGTTAACAGGAGTCATCTAGGTACTCTATGCACGTTGAATATCTTGATCCCCAAACTTTCTCAGTTTATAGTAGTCTTAGtgtttcagtaaaaaaaaattttattgtgataaaatatatatgacataaaatttaccattttaactatttttgagTGTACAGTTCTGTAGCATTAAGAATATTCATTGTTCCGCAGCCATCACCaacatccatctccagaactttttcatcttctcaaactCTATACACATTCAACACTAACTCCCCATCTTCCCTCCCCAACTCCCCTCATCCCTCAGCCCCTGAcagccatcattctactttctttctctatgaatttgactactacTGGTACCTCATACAAGTGGACTCATGTAATATTTGtgcttttgtgactggcttatttcacttagcataatgtcttcaaggtttatccatattgtagcatgtgtcagaatttccttcctttttaaagatgagtaatattcattgtatgcatataccacattttgtttatccatctgtCCACGGACAGTTGGGTTACTGCCATcctttgactattgtgaataatgctgctatgaacatggatcTGTTCAAGTCCCGGCTCtgaattcttttgggtatatgcccagaagtgggattgctggatcatatggtaattctgtcttttagtttttgaggaactgccataccaTTTTCCATGGCAGCTgtcttattttacattatttccagcaatgtacaaggattccagtttctctacatccttaacAACACTTGTTATTCTCAGTAAATTTTTCTTGACACCCATAGGCCGAAAGAAGTGCCTAATAGTTTTATTAAATAGTTATACCCAAACAACATGAGTATTTTTTATAACTACTTAGTAACTGTTcgaaaataaaaaggccaggcacagtggtgtatgcctgtaatcccagctctggaAGCATTGCGTGAGCacagaagttgaagaccagcctgggcaatatagtgaggccttgtttatacaaaaaaatttttaaatgaggtgggaggatcacttgggcctgtgaggttgaggctgcaatgaagccataattgtaccactgcactcctgcctcagcaacagaagtgagaccctgtatttaaaaaaaagaaaaaatatgctgggcgtggtggctcacgcttataatcctagcactttgggaggccaaggcgggcagatcacgaggtcaggagttcgaaaccagcctggccaataatatggtgaaaccccatctctactaaaaaaatacaaaatgtagccaggcatagtagcatgtgcttctagtcccagctattcaggagcttgaggcaggagaattgcttgaactggggaggtggatttagcagtgagctgagatagtgccactgcactccatcctgggcgacggagtgagactttgtctcaaaaaataaaaataaaaaattgtttttaaatttcattcttaaATAGCAACGGTTACTTACTAAAGACCTCTGTGTGTCTGCTGGGCACTGCATAGCTTCTCAAACCTTGAAATCATGATTGCACACTGCTACTGTCATTTCCCATTCcatattgatttttgtgtagTGCTTCCTTTTTTATAACAGCAACTGCCAAAAACAACTTCTCAGAAATATGAAGGTATTGAATGAATTTTATCATGATCTGATGTTGACATTGCAAATTGTCTTAAGCTTGTAATTCATGTAGTATCCTTGTGTTGAGTGTTACTGTGTTTTCCTCAAAAGTTTAAAGTATCCCATGGTACCCTTGTGAGTTTGTAGTAGTGCCCAGAGTGTACTATTTGAGAACCGTGGCCAcaggctaattgtttttgtttgtttttgtttcattttgtttgagatggagtttcactcttgtcacccaggctagagtgcaatggcatgatctcggctcaccacaacctccacctcctgggttcaagcgattctcctgcgtcagccttccaagtagctgggattacaggcatgtgccaccacatctggttaatttttttgtatttttagtatagacggggtttctccatgttggtcaggctggtcttgaactcctgacctcaggtgatccacccgccttggcttcccaaagtgctgggatcacaggcatgagccaccacacccggcctgctaATTGTTTTTATGGTATCAGTCAATTTATTGAAAACTACTGTGCCAGACTCTGAGTTTGCAAGGTGGAAAAAAGTCATGCCCCTGCTcttatggagcttacagtctagtgaggGCATAGatgttattaaatataaaattatttttatcaaattgtcAATTGTGATAAATGCAATGGAGGAAAAAGGGTGCTATGAAAGAATAACAGGGTACCTACTTTTGGTTAGGAGTGGCATTAAGCTGGGATCTGAAGGATGGGCAAGAGCCtgctgggcaaagattttttaaaagggtgtTACTTAGGGGGAACAAACTATACAAATGCCTTGAACTTGGAAGAAGCTTGACACTTTTATTGAAAGAAACCTAGTATGATTGGACTAAATGCAAGATGAGGTTGGAAAAGTAGGTAGGGACTAGATTTCATAGCACCTTAGGGGCCTGAGTAAGggttttggattttattctaaatacatggaaattgaagCTTGGGCGATGggggattaaaaataataataaataaacacactGGAAGCATTTTAAGGTTTTAAGTAGAGAAGTGGCTTGATCagattttaaaagatcactctggaGGGGAACAAGGGCTGAAGTAGGATACCAGTTGCAATAGTCCACATGAGAAAGAATGGTGGCTTGGTCTAGGAAGTGAccccagaaagagagagaaaaggatgaTTTTAAGGTACATGTTGGAAGTACTTCACTTTGGAATGGATTAGATATTTGGAGTAGTGAGGAATGGGTATCAATAATAACACTTTGGATGTTGGCTTATGCCATTTACTGAGATACAGAAGCCTGGAGCAAACACAGGCTGGGGgaaaagaaattccattttgatGTGTTAAGTTTGAAGTCCGTTTTAGGTATCAGTGTGGGAATAAGAATTCACAAATGTACAAATCTGGTGCTTTTAGTCAAGCATCTGGGCTAGAGGTATAAATTTGGGAGGGTTGACATTTAGATAGTTCTTCGTGGTCTTCACACAGCTGATGgtataacaaattaaaatattatagattTGTTGTTCTTTAATGgtcttacacttttttttccaaGGAGTTGGAAAACTGGAAACCTcacaaatgaaaattttcaaattgaaaaataCGAATCACGAACAGCCCAACCTTGCCTTAttcttcagtttgtttttttggtttttttttttttttttttttttttttttttgagacaaggtctcatgctgttgcccaggctggagtacagtgacatgctcagctcactgcaatctgtgtTTCcatggctcaagagatcctctcacctcagcctctcaagtagctgggactacaggcatgtgtcaccacgctctgctgatttttaaattttttgtagagacagggtctcactgtactgtgcaggctggtcttaaactcctgggctcaagtaatcctcctgcctcagcctcccacagtgttgagattataggcataagccaccacgcccagatctTCAGCCTTTTATCCTGTTTTTCATAAGGTGTTTTGATGCCATTTTTATTCCCTTTCTCAGTCCTTAGCTCTATCTTTTTTCCTCCATATCATCTAATTTTATCCGTATCACTTTCTCTGAATTCCCTGGTGGCAAGCTGCTTTTATATGCACTAGTAATGAAACCAGTTAGAATTAAGACAACTGTGTTTTCCTTATTCCTGGCTCATTCTCTTCTTGTGGATTGATTCCAGTAGAAAAGGAAGATGCTCATCACTGCTGGATGGGACATCTTATGGCTTTTCTACTTTCTAGTAACtagagttttccttttttttttttttttccaagatacagtcttggtctgtcacccaggcttcagtgcaatggcacgatctcagctcactgcagcctccacctcccatgttcaagcaattctcctgcctcagcctcccgagtagctgggattataggcgcctgtcaccacactcagctaatttttgtagttttagtagagacgggatttcaccatgttggccaggctgatctcgaactcctgacctcgtgatccacctgtcttggcatcccaaagagctgggattacaggcatgagccactgtgcccgactgagtttttttttttttttttttttttcatcatctaTACTTTGCTCTCCTTGATCTCATTGGAAAAACAAGCAATAGAGCATTAAGTTTTGTGTAACTATGGGGGCTTGCCTAACCCTTGATAAGCCTTTTTCTCTGTAATAGAGTGAGTTATTATCTTCAACTATGCAGCAGCTGTCCCAAAACTAAAGAATATTTTCCAAGAGGCTACAGAAATCAGTAACTCTATATAAGAGAGTATCTTGTAGGATCTATGTTCTTTATTAAATAACTGGCCATTGAAACCACGATGGAATTCTTTTAGAAATAGAGTTTCCTCTTTCACTTGgatctttttttagttttctccTTAATTAATCTCTTGCAGTGACCTAGAGTCCCGCAGGGATgtgaaaagagaagaaggagaggcCTTTGCTAGGGAGCATGGACTTATATTCATGGAAACTTCAGCCAAAACAGCCTGCAATGTTGAAGAGGTACTATTTGGAAAACAGTGGGGAAAACTCTTTAGAGATTACAccattatttgtccttttattcaGAATTCTCTTCTCCTATAAGAAATGGGTAAAGAAAGGatgtcttggccgggcgcggtggctcacacctgtaatcctagcgttttgggaggccaagccaggcggattgtctgagatcaggagtttgtgaccagcctgggcaatatggtgaaaccccatctctactaaaatacaaaaaattagccggtcatggcagcgtgtgtctgtagtcccagttactcgggaggctgaggcaggagaattgcttgaacccaggaggcggaggttgtagtgaaccgagatcctgccactgcattccagcctgggcaacaaagcaagactccatctccaaaaaaaaaaagggaaaggatgTCTTGTGGTCATAGTGACTACTTCTCTCATTCCTTTTAAAGGAATTGTCCCATTTTCTTTTACCCTGATTCCCAAGGTTTTACTTTTGCTTTGGGTAATATTAGTTGGCAAGTGTGAATTAGACACCACACTTGTTACTAGTAAATCACTCTGGTTGGAGTGTCTAATGGATTCTACTGTAGTCATTCCTAGGCCTAGTGTTGATGGTATCTTCAGTAAGTAGTGGAGAATAgagtgtgtttgttttatttgtagaaGATGCCAGCCTAGGAACATCTTGGGTCAGTACCAGAATACCacataatccttttttttttttaaactactctTAATGGCTTTTACAAGGACATTTGGGGGAccttctgtgttttgttttgttttgttgagactgagtctcgttctgtcgcccaggctggagtgcagtggcacgatctcagctcactgcaacctgggctcccaggtttaagcgattttcatgcctcagctgcccgagtaactggaattacaggcatgcatcaccacgcctggctgatttttgtatttttagtagagacggggttttaccatgttgggcaggctggtcttgaactcctgacctcaagtgacctgctcgcctcggcctcccaaagtgctgggattacaggcatgagccactgcgcccagccgaccATCTAtgtttttttactgttttctaatTCACCTTAGAAAttcaaatatgtataataattaatattctcTTTCCCTCATTTCTCTACTTGAACTTGAGACTGATGATATGATTTATGTCTCTTTCAGGCCTTCATTAACACAGCCAAAGAAATATATAGGAAGATCCAACAGGGTTTATTTGATGTCCACAATGAGGTAAGAAAGTGTAGAAGTGCTGGCAGTTAACTTTGGTTTGTTCTGAATAGAACTGGAGGTTCCCTAGAATGGAATGCTTACATTCCCCATCTATCATTATACAATTTAAAAGCTCTGccaattcaactttttttttttttttaaatctaggtaCACAGAGACCTgtcatcattttctgttttcctcaagTCTGACACCCAGAATGCTTAAAGAGATTATTGGTGATCTAAAAGACTTATACAATATGGGAGATTTTCTTGTCAACCTCAGTTTTTTACTATTCTAGAACATAAGGGAGGTATAATTCATAGTGGCTTAGGAGAGTAATTTCTATAAAGCAAATtctggaacaaaacaaaaagaatcatatGCTACTTCTGCTCTTTGCCTCCTCCACTCTTACCTAATCACAACCTAATTCTGCACATAGCTATGACATTTAAGTATAATATGGTCCCCTAAAAATGAGCACAggggccacgtgtggtggctcatgcttataatcccagcactttgagaggctgagctggggagattgcttgatgccaggacttcaagacccacctgggcaacaaagagagaccccgtctctaaaatgAGCacggggtgcagtggtgcacccGTAGTCtgagtgacttgggaggctgaggcaggatcacttgaggccagaagtttgaggctatagtgcaCGCTCGTcatacctgtgaatagccactgcactacagcctgggcaatgtagggagacctcatttcctcaaggaaaaaaaaagtacacaaaagCCACTTGTAGTCAACTAGAATATTTAGACCATAGGTAGTCATCTTATTCTTACTGTCATAGATTATTGTTGCACATCAGTCTGGCTAGGGCACCTGGTTACCTGCCAAGGTCAAATctgcttttagaaaatataattaatgattcctcctttctcccctttcttttttctttctacctgGGATACAAGCAGAGATAGCCCCCTCCTCTCTCTAATTCACTTTAACACTGAGGTGGGAACTATTGCCTCTTTTCTTTTACAGGCAAATGGCATCAAGATTGGGCCCCAACAGTCAATTTCAACATCAGTGGGACCCAGTGCCTCCCAGCGGAACTCTCGTGACGTAGGGTCCAACTCTGGCTGCTGCTGAACATCTggcttgaactttttttttccttcctggaaTAGCTTCAGATCAATAGGCTTAATGAAAGAGGTCTTTCTTGCTTTGGCTGAGAGCAGCCTCTTTTTAAAGTGTGATGTTTTGCCCTTCCACCTAAAGACCAGGAGAGAATTTGGGCCCTTACTGACCTGTCCTCCTTCAAGGACATGAGCATTCCGTATAGATTAGGGTTCTTCTTCTCCTCCTATACTAATTTCTTAAATCGTTAGGATCAAAGTTGATTATCAcagtagttaaaaataataatttcacgGTGGGGcgccgtggcttatgcctgtaatcccagcactttggaaggccaactctgggggatcacctgaggtcaagaattcgagaccatcctgaccaacatggagaaaccctgtctcaactaaaaatacaaaattagctgggtgtggtggtgcatacctgttatcccaggtactcgggaggccaaggcaggagaatcacttgaacccaggaggcggaggttgtgctaagctgaaattgtgccattgcactccagcctgggcaacaagagcgaaactcttgtctcgataaataaacatatatatatatttttgagacggagtcttgctctgtctccaggctggaatgcactggcacaatcttggctcactgcagcctccacctcccgggttcaagcaattcttctgcctcaacctcctgagtagctgggactacaggtgcgtgccaccacgcccagctcatttttgtatttttagtataggcggggtttcaccatgttggccaggatggtcttgatctctttacctcatgatctgcccaccttggcctcccaaagtgctggattacaggcgtaagccactgtgcctggcctaaataaataatttcataagCATATACAATCTGCTTCCCACTAAGAATTAGGGTCAAGGACATTCTGCTTGAACACTTGGAATTACCCAGATTTGGTTGGCCTTTGGTTGATAGATGCTCTGCCTCAGAATTTCATTGagttttttccttccttgcctTTGGGGGTCTACTTGCCACTTCCTAAGAATTCTTGTAGAAAGCAGTTCCTTCTACTTGCCCAAGAGCACTGAGTACTTCTCTACTATCCTATTGTTAGCTTCTATCTCTTAGTGTAACTTCAAAACTTTTAAGAGCAGTGGAGTTGGTCAGGGACATGTGGCCACTTATTATTAcctaaagaaaacatttgttccctattcattttattttagggacCAGATCTAACATTGTAGTGTCTTTCACCAGATAGACTTCTACTGTTTCATCAAACTCCCTTCTTAACTAGAACTAGACTTTCTACTCCAATCAGGCTAATCTACTTGCTGAATGTGACGTATTTATTCCTAGTTCcatatgtgtgcacatgcccTACTCTCCACTAACTATACTTAAAAGtccaaaaattttttctttagtaaCAGACTTAGGTACTTCTAAGCAATTATTAACACAATATTCCTTAGTTTTCATATGTTGgttattcatatgtatatttatatgtatatttatttttatgtatgttactATGTAAATATGTTTTGCAGTTGTTTTTGTGTGGAATCTTGTCTTTCCATATAAGttgtaagctccttgagagcaggatCCAtgtcattcctttatttttataaatcattcCCCCATCATTCCTTTACAGTGCCTAGTGCTACTCATTATGTGTTCATTGAATTTGACTGACATACTTAAAAACTTAAGGTTTATTTTAGACTTTAAGGGAAACAAAAGACTTGAGTCCTCTCTTTGT
This region includes:
- the RAB2B gene encoding ras-related protein Rab-2B isoform X1, whose protein sequence is MTYAYLFKYIIIGDTGVGKSCLLLQFTDKRFQPVHDLTIGVEFGARMVNIDGKQIKLQIWDTAGQESFRSITRSYYRGAAGALLVYDITRRETFNHLTSWLEDARQHSSSNMVIMLIGNKSDLESRRDVKREEGEAFAREHGLIFMETSAKTACNVEEAFINTAKEIYRKIQQGLFDVHNEANGIKIGPQQSISTSVGPSASQRNSRDVGSNSGCC
- the RAB2B gene encoding ras-related protein Rab-2B isoform X2, whose amino-acid sequence is MTYAYLFKYIIIGDTGVGKSCLLLQFTDKRFQPVHDLTIGVEFGARMVNIDGKQIKLQIWDTAGQESFRSITRSYYRGAAGALLVYDITRRETFNHLTSWLEDARQHSSSNMVIMLIGNKSDLESRRDVKREEGEAFAREHGLIFMETSAKTACNVEEAFINTAKEIYRKIQQGLFDVHNEVHRDLSSFSVFLKSDTQNA